One region of Vidua chalybeata isolate OUT-0048 chromosome 26, bVidCha1 merged haplotype, whole genome shotgun sequence genomic DNA includes:
- the FTSJ3 gene encoding pre-rRNA 2'-O-ribose RNA methyltransferase FTSJ3, which translates to MGKKSKLGKSRRDKFYHLAKETGFRSRSSFKLLQLNRKFQFLQKARALLDLCAAPGGWLQVASKFMPVSSLIIGVDLVPIKPIPNVVTLQEDITTEKCRQALRKELQTWKVDVVLNDGAPNVGASWVHDAYSQANLTLMALKLACEFLCKGGWFITKVFRSRDYQPLLWIFQQFFQKVQATKPQASRNESAEIFVVCQGYQAPDKIDSKFFDPKYAFKDVEIATKSVSELVSKKKPKAEGYAEGDTTLYHRFTLMDFLKAPNPVDFLSKANEITLGDGELENHSSTTEELRQCCRDIRVLGRKELRALLNWRTKLRRFLAKKLKEQAKELDINLSSGEEEEGREEEKKEKMEAKAAAAEEAKEQEEVELALAEMKAKELAELKRKKKKILKEQRKQRERVELKMDLPGVSIADDGDTSMFSLKSIHRTPLLDELSRGDMASADTLLEISPGDDDIYVSDHDEEDDVSLASDLDPEELLEIEARQRKLQREQGGKRARFKQKEEEEEDEEGQDVENPLLVPLEEKSVLEERQTSLWFGKDAFAGIEDDADEELELGQAQMLAERQREAQRDKTTKKGQKKKQVAQEEAPAEPTPAAATAPDASEAQEEQSSDDDSSSEDERPLALVGRKQGRVEPCGFEVVPIENPVKRVLDAEGLALGSVIATSKKARRDLIDDSFNRYSYNEEEGELPEWFTEEERQHRRRQLPVDKQTVEAYRQRWKEINARPIKKVAEAKARKKRRMLKKLEQMKKKAEAVVSTVDISEREKVAQLRRIYKKAGLAKEKRQVTYLVAKKGVGRRVRRPPGVKGQFKVVDSRLKKDVRAQKRKEQKKKRHK; encoded by the exons ATGggcaagaaaagcaaactggGCAAGAGCCGGCGGGACAAGTTCTACCACCTGGCCAAGGAGACGG GCTTCCGCTCCCGCTCCTCCTtcaagctgctgcagctcaaTAGGAAGTTCCAGTTCCTGCAGAAGGCCCGGGCCTTGCTGGACCTGTGTGCGGCCCCCGGCGGCTG GCTTCAGGTGGCTTCCAAGTTCATGCCGGTGTCCAGCCTGATCATCG GGGTGGATTTGGTGCCCATCAAGCCCATTCCCAACGTGGTGACGCTGCAGGAGGACATCACCACCGAGAAGTGCCGCCAG gcCCTACGCAAGGAGCTGCAGACGTGGAAGGTGGACGTGGTGCTGAACGATGGAGCGCCCAACGTGGGAGCCAGCTGGGTGCACGACGCCTACTCCCAGG ccaacCTGACCCTCATGGCTCTGAAGTTGGCCTGTGAGTTCCTGTGCAAGGGTGGCTGGTTCATCACCAAGGTTTTCCGTTCCCGGGATTACCAGCCCCTCCTGTGGATCTTCCAGCAGTTCTTCCAGAAGGTCCAGGCCACCAAGCCCCAGGCTTCCCGCAACGAGTCTGCCGAGATCTTTGTGGTGTGCCAGG GTTATCAGGCTCCAGACAAAATTGACAGCAAGTTTTTTGATCCCAAGTATGCTTTCAAAGATGTGGAGATTGCCACCAAGTCTGTCAGTGAGCTGGTCAGCAAAAAGAAGCCCAAG gCCGAAGGCTATGCCGAGGGTGACACCACCCTGTACCACCGCTTCACCCTCATGGACTTCCTCAAGGCTCCCAACCCCGTGGACTTCCTCTCCAAGGCCAACGAG ATCACACTGGGGGATGGGGAGCTGGAGAATCACAGTTCCACCACGGAGGAGCTGCgccagtgctgcagggacatCCGAGTGCTGGGCCGCAAGGAGCTCAG GGCCCTGCTGAACTGGAGAACAAAGCTGCGGCGGTTTCTGGCCAAGAAGCTGAAGGAGCAGGCAAAGGAGTTGGATATCAA CCTGAGCTCtggtgaggaggaagagggcagggaggaggagaagaaggagaagatggaggcgaaagctgcagctgctgaagaggCGAAGGAGCAAGAGGAGGTGGAGCTGGCCTTGGCAGAGATGAAGGCCaaagagctggcagagctgaagaG gaagaagaagaagatcctgaaggagcagaggaagcagcGGGAGCGTGTGGAGCTGAAGATGGACCTGCCTGGAGTGTCCATCGCTGACGATGGTGACACCAGCATGTTCTCCCTGAAGAGCATCCACAGGACCCCG ctgctggatgaGCTGTCCCGCGGGGACATGGCCTCGGCCGACACCCTGCTGGAGATCAGCCCTGGGGACGATGACATTTATGTGTCGGATCACGACGAAGAGGACGACGTGTCCCTGGCCAGCGACCTGGACCCAGAGGAGCTGTTGGAGATCGAGGCCCGGCAGCGGAAGCTGCAACGGGAGCAGGGGGGAAAGAG GGCAAGGTTtaagcagaaggaagaggaggaggaggatgaggaagggcAGGATGTGGAGAATCCCTTGCTGGTGCCCCTGGAGGAGAAGTCAGTGCTGGAGGAGCGACAGACCAGCCTGTGGTTCGGGAAG GACGCTTTTGCTGGCATCGAGGATGACGCCGacgaggagctggagctgggccaggcccAGATGTTGGCTGAGAGGCAGCGTGAGGCTCAGAGAg acaaaacaacaaagaaaggGCAGAAGAAGAAGCAGGTGGCCCAGGAGGAGGCTCCAGCCGAGcccacccctgcagcagccacagctcccgATGCCAGTGAAgctcaggaggagcagagcagtgatgatgacagcagcagtgaagaTGAGAG GCCACTGGCACTGGTGGGGAGGAAGCAGGGCCGTGTCGAGCCCTGTGGCTTTGAGGTGGTGCCTATTGAGAACCCAG TGAAAAGAGTCCTGGATGCAGAGGGCCTGGCCCTTGGCTCTGTCATTGCCACCTCCAAAAAGGCCCGGCGGGACCTCATCGACGATTCCTTCAACAG GTACTCCTACAatgaggaggagggggagctgCCCGAGTGGTTCACGGAGGAGGAGCGGCAGCACCGGCGCCGGCAGCTGCCCGTGGACAAGCAGACGGTCGAGGCCTATCGGCAGCGCTGGAAGGAGATCAACGCCCGCCCCATCAAGAAGGTGGCGGAGGCCAAGGCCCGCAAGAAGCGAAGG ATGCTGAAGAAGCTGGAGCAGATGAAGAAGAAGGCCGAGGCTGTGGTGAGCACCGTGGACATCTCGGAGCGGGAGAAGGTGGCCCAGCTGCGCCG catCTACAAGAAGGCCGGGCTGGCCAAGGAGAAGCGCCAGGTCACCTacctggtggccaagaagggCGTGGGACGCCGGGTGCGGCGTCCCCCCGGCGTCAAGGGCCAGTTCAAGGTGGTCGACAGCCGCCTCAAGAAGGACGTGAGGGCTCAGAAGCgcaaagagcagaagaaaaagcgCCACAAGTGA
- the PSMC5 gene encoding 26S proteasome regulatory subunit 8, whose translation MPAEKMALDGPEQMEMDDGKGGSGLRQYYLSKIEELQLIVNEKSQNLRRLQAQRNELNAKVRLLREELQLLQEQGSYVGEVVRAMDKKKVLVKVHPEGKFVVDVDKNIDINDVTPNCRVALRNDSYTLHKILPNKVDPLVSLMMVEKVPDSTYEMIGGLDKQIKEIKEVIELPVKHPELFEALGIAQPKGVLLYGPPGTGKTLLARAVAHHTDCTFIRVSGSELVQKFIGEGARMVRELFVMAREHAPSIIFMDEIDSIGSSRLEGGSGGDSEVQRTMLELLNQLDGFEATKNIKVIMATNRIDILDSALLRPGRIDRKIEFPPPNEEARLDILKIHSRKMNLTRGINLRKIAELMPGASGAEVKGVCTEAGMYALRERRVHVTQEDFEMAVAKVMQKDSEKNMSIKKLWK comes from the exons ATGCCGGCGGAGAAGATGGCGCTGGACGGGCCCGAGCAG aTGGAGATGGACGACGGCAAGGGCGGCTCGGGGCTCCGGCAGTATTACCTGTCCAAGATcgaggagctgcag CTCATCGTGAACGAGAAGAGCCAGAACCTGCGGCGGCTGCAGGCGCAGAGGAACGAGCTCAACGCCAAGG TGCGGCTGCtgcgggaggagctgcagctgctgcaggagcagggatcctATGTGGGAGAGGTGGTGAGAGCCATGGACAAGAAGAAGGTGCTGGTTAAG GTGCACCCAGAGGGGAAGTTTGTTGTGGATGTGGACAAGAACATCGACATCAATGAT gtgaCCCCCAACTGCCGCGTGGCGCTGCGCAACGACAGCTACACCCTGCACAAGATCCTGCCCAACAAGGTGGACCCGCTCGTGTCCCTCATGATGGTGGAGAAGGTCCCAGACTCCACTTACGAGATGATCGGGGGCCTGGACAAGCAGATTAAGGAGATCAAGGAGGTCATCGAGCTGCCCGTGAAGCACCCGGAGCTCTTCGAGGCGCTGGGCATTGCCCAGCCCAAG GGGGTGCTGCTCTACGGCCCCCCCGGCACGGGGAAGACGCTGCTGGCCAGGGCGGTGGCCCACCACACCGACTGCACCTTCATCCGCGTGTCCGGCTCCGAGCTGGTGCAGAAGTTCATCGGGGAAG GGGCCCGCATGGTGCGGGAGCTGTTCGTGATGGCGCGGGAACACGCGCCCTCCATCATCTTCATGGACGAGATCGACTCCATCGGCTCGTCCCGCCTGGAGGGCGGCTCTGGCGGGGATAGCGAGGTGCAGCGCACCATGCTCGAGCTCCTCAACCAGCTCGACGGCTTCGAGGCCACCAAGAACATCAAG GTGATCATGGCCACCAACAGGATCGACATCCTGGACTCGGCCCTGCTGCGCCCTGGCCGCATCGACAGGAAAATCGAATTCCCCCCTCCCAACGAGGAG GCCCGCCTGGACATCCTCAAGATCCATTCCCGGAAGATGAACCTGACCCGGGGCATCAACCTGCGGAAAATCGCGGAGCTGATGCCGGGGGCCTCAGGGGCTGAGGTGAAG ggCGTGTGCACAGAGGCAGGGATGTATGcgctgagggagaggagagtGCACGTCACGCAGGAGGACTTCGAGATGGCCGTGGCCAAG GTGATGCAGAAGGACAGCGAGAAGAACATGTCTATCAAGAAGCTGTGGAAGTAA